The DNA sequence AAACTGAAATGGGTTTTCTATCAATCCGTGGCCAAAACCTACACATGAAAAATTTAAATGTTGAGCAAGGGTTAGTTTCTATTGAAGGTAGAATATATGATTTAGTATATCTTGACCAAGCTCAAGGGGACAAATCCAAAGGCTTCTTTGGGAAGTTGTTCAAGTGACCTTAACTATACAATTAAATACGATGCTGTCCATGATAGCTATGGGAATTTGGTTAGGAGCGGCTATAGATACATATAGCCGTTTCACAAAACAAAGACGAGCTTTCCACTGGCTTACAGCTTGTAACGATGTCCTTTTTTGGATCATTCAAGGTCTATTCGTGTTTTACATTCTGCTAAAAGTAAACCAAGGAGAGCTTCGTTTTTATGTTTTTCTAGCACTGGTTTGTGGCTATGCTGGTTACCGTGCTCTTTTAGAAAGTTACTATAAACGTTTTTTAGAGAAATGTATTCAATTTTTTATTTCGTTATTTCGAATTTTTCGCTCCCTTTTCTTTACACTTTTATACAATCCGTTAAAATGGTTATTGAAACTGTTGTACAGCTTATGTATGATGATAATAACTGCATTGATAACGGTAGTCCTATTTTTGCTTAATCTAATCCTTAAGCCACTATCTTGGCTAGGGATGGGGTTGTATAAACTAACGAGACTTGATAGGCTAGTAGATACTGTTATGAATACAAAAACAATTCAAGTTGTCCGTTCGTTTATTCAGCGAATTAGGAAGGGAAACAAGGAGGATGAGTAATGGAGCGGAAAAGGAAAGTAAGAGAGCTAGATTCTTCTTATATTAGACAATATGAACAAGTGTCTGATGAAAAAATTCGCAAACAAAAAGGCCTCATTCGTCGGTTGACCGCTCTTTTTTTAATTGGTGCTGTAGTGGGTACAATGATTACTATGGCAATTCACACCCAAGTTAAAGCTCTTGAAGAAAAAGAAGAGCAGAAACAAGAACTACAAGCGAAACTTAAGGAACTAGAGGATGAGCAAAGCTTTTTAGAGCAAGAAGTGATAAATTATAATGATTTAGAATATATTGCTGAAGTGGCTCGTCGAGATTATTTTCTTTCGAAAGAGGGCGAAACCCTATTTAAATTGCCAAATGCTTCATCTGATTGACACTCTTTTTTTCCATCAGGTATAATAAATTAAAATTAAATATATTTATTTTTTTAAGGAGGAGCAATTTTTTCATGTCAATCGAAGTAGGCAGCAAGTTGCAAGGGAAAGTAACAGGTA is a window from the Bacillus alkalicellulosilyticus genome containing:
- the yabQ gene encoding spore cortex biosynthesis protein YabQ produces the protein MTLTIQLNTMLSMIAMGIWLGAAIDTYSRFTKQRRAFHWLTACNDVLFWIIQGLFVFYILLKVNQGELRFYVFLALVCGYAGYRALLESYYKRFLEKCIQFFISLFRIFRSLFFTLLYNPLKWLLKLLYSLCMMIITALITVVLFLLNLILKPLSWLGMGLYKLTRLDRLVDTVMNTKTIQVVRSFIQRIRKGNKEDE
- the yabP gene encoding sporulation protein YabP, giving the protein MGQGRTTKEHDIKLRGRRKLDITGVKQVESFDNEEFLLETEMGFLSIRGQNLHMKNLNVEQGLVSIEGRIYDLVYLDQAQGDKSKGFFGKLFK
- a CDS encoding FtsB family cell division protein encodes the protein MERKRKVRELDSSYIRQYEQVSDEKIRKQKGLIRRLTALFLIGAVVGTMITMAIHTQVKALEEKEEQKQELQAKLKELEDEQSFLEQEVINYNDLEYIAEVARRDYFLSKEGETLFKLPNASSD